In Candidatus Poribacteria bacterium, a single genomic region encodes these proteins:
- a CDS encoding cupin domain-containing protein produces the protein MGFPVYDYRTDIRNVLVTPQIRSRFLRMEPGQSAQLHSHDLGHEIFLILEGRVEFEIEGETEELGPGQMCIALADQPHTVRVLGDEPITMYLSVTPHIHPTHTPRTEAGERLPHNFSPSRAYDVEPDMQVSVAELVARQIHAAQLLEELTRTCATVQQEMGAQLKTALAEDDADTATAARKAMWEAIYPVYKAIAELGEVWNALAPRVTQ, from the coding sequence ATGGGATTCCCTGTTTACGATTACCGCACAGATATACGGAATGTATTGGTGACACCGCAAATTCGTTCTCGATTTCTAAGGATGGAGCCTGGGCAGAGTGCCCAACTTCATAGTCATGACTTGGGGCATGAAATTTTTCTCATTCTGGAAGGGCGCGTCGAATTTGAAATTGAGGGTGAAACTGAAGAGCTGGGACCCGGGCAAATGTGTATCGCTTTGGCGGACCAACCGCACACGGTGCGAGTTCTCGGTGATGAACCCATAACAATGTATCTGTCTGTTACGCCGCATATTCACCCCACGCACACGCCACGTACAGAAGCGGGTGAACGGCTACCGCACAATTTCTCACCCTCTCGTGCTTATGATGTTGAACCGGATATGCAGGTATCGGTAGCAGAACTCGTTGCGCGCCAGATACATGCCGCACAATTGTTGGAAGAACTTACCCGCACTTGTGCAACGGTTCAGCAGGAGATGGGCGCGCAACTTAAAACAGCACTCGCTGAGGACGATGCCGACACCGCCACCGCAGCGCGTAAAGCAATGTGGGAAGCCATCTATCCGGTTTACAAGGCTATCGCTGAATTAGGGGAGGTCTGGAACGCGCTTGCTCCGCGTGTAACCCAATAG
- a CDS encoding DUF5069 domain-containing protein, with product MSRENWQGKYFFLDTLYKHDRISAKALTPHFLNWKDRKIMDLTRQPPRRPSNLGIAGIVGVARMTDKARAHNAETLGDYIYGESSGLDQRVLTFLGISADAYAEAVDAYDDAALGHWVLETSGKTAAEIAEFNDAALSQLPDTDAHKQRLKDRLARFAPSRTDITTVLQSMELDDWGSFWEVDLTAGPPRSARAKDVGGICGVARMTDKARAERAGKIGEYLYGDDSGQDIRILAFLGIAAADFQEASVNNPNNLELGAWVLENCGKSQDEIDTFNQTLVNYGPNETTRERFEARCQEVAPTRTDITTWVMLQDVDDQLSFGIVDLNRRAPRSPYNTDVYGMVQLARLIDKGRASNSNTLGAYFYGEDSGIDRATLNFLGISAAEFAEALKTLSTDAEVEAWLKANHPKSESDIEAYNERMIQMGPTDERYQALMAKMINKIAPERTDIKTWFALMALDDEKTFAL from the coding sequence ATGTCCCGTGAAAATTGGCAAGGTAAATACTTTTTTCTTGACACGCTTTACAAGCATGATAGAATATCAGCAAAAGCTCTAACACCTCATTTCTTGAATTGGAAGGATAGAAAAATTATGGATTTGACACGCCAACCGCCACGTCGCCCTTCAAATCTCGGAATCGCCGGGATTGTAGGTGTGGCACGCATGACAGACAAGGCACGCGCACATAACGCGGAAACTCTCGGTGATTATATCTACGGTGAGAGTTCCGGTCTGGATCAGCGCGTTTTAACGTTTTTAGGGATTTCTGCCGATGCTTACGCCGAAGCGGTTGACGCATACGATGATGCCGCTTTGGGGCACTGGGTGCTTGAAACAAGCGGAAAGACAGCAGCAGAGATTGCTGAGTTTAACGATGCCGCTCTTAGCCAACTCCCCGATACCGACGCCCACAAACAACGCCTGAAAGATCGACTCGCTCGCTTTGCGCCAAGCAGAACTGATATTACAACGGTATTACAGTCCATGGAACTCGACGATTGGGGAAGTTTCTGGGAGGTCGACCTGACTGCTGGTCCACCTCGCAGTGCCCGTGCCAAAGATGTCGGTGGCATCTGCGGTGTGGCGCGTATGACAGACAAAGCACGTGCTGAACGTGCAGGCAAAATCGGTGAGTACCTATATGGCGACGATTCCGGACAAGACATCCGTATTTTAGCATTCCTCGGCATTGCGGCTGCGGATTTTCAGGAAGCATCGGTCAACAACCCGAATAACCTCGAACTCGGCGCGTGGGTCTTGGAAAACTGCGGTAAATCGCAGGACGAGATTGATACATTCAATCAAACGTTGGTAAACTATGGACCCAATGAAACGACACGGGAACGGTTTGAAGCGCGATGTCAAGAAGTAGCCCCCACTCGAACAGACATCACGACGTGGGTCATGCTTCAGGACGTGGACGATCAGTTGAGTTTCGGTATCGTCGACCTCAACCGCCGCGCACCACGAAGCCCTTACAATACGGATGTTTACGGAATGGTTCAACTCGCACGGTTAATTGACAAAGGTAGAGCATCTAATAGCAACACGCTCGGTGCTTACTTTTATGGTGAAGATTCAGGGATCGATCGGGCAACGCTTAATTTCCTTGGTATATCCGCAGCGGAATTTGCTGAAGCATTGAAGACCTTGTCGACCGATGCAGAGGTTGAGGCGTGGCTGAAGGCGAATCATCCGAAAAGCGAATCGGATATCGAAGCCTACAACGAACGGATGATCCAGATGGGTCCCACAGATGAACGTTACCAGGCACTAATGGCGAAAATGATTAACAAGATCGCACCAGAGCGGACAGATATTAAGACATGGTTCGCACTGATGGCTCTTGACGATGAGAAGACATTTGCGTTGTAA